The region AAGGTGATGTCAGTGAGAAAGCCATAGAACCTATCAAGGTGTATTCAGAGAAGGAATTCATcagggaaattgagaagatttcATCTACCCTGGTACCAGAAAAGGACTGGTCAGTACGAATTGCTGCCTTGCAGAGAATTGAACGTCTTGTTTTGGGAGGTTGGTGTTTCCCATCTTCTTTTCAGgagtatatgtatatgtatatgtatagATTTTATATGCTCAAATCCAATTTTAAGCCCTCCTTTTTTTTTAGTTTAAATAGGTTAGAACATTTATCACTGTAAGAATATCTTTAACATGAGGTTGACTTGAAGGATGTCTGTGGTTATCTTAGATGTATTTGGTTTAAGTTTTTACTTGTAGCCTTGTAGGCTTATGGCTAATGATTTGACATGTAAGTCTCTTGATTATACTATAGCATCAAAGATTTATGGACATGAATATGCCTTTGTTAAAAAATATAAAGGTAAAGTAAGTACTGGTTGGGGCCATAAGCCATAGTTTGTGGGTATTGAGGGCCACCATTCAACTAAATGTGAGTCCATTTATAGATTAGTTGCATTTTAAATTAGTAAGTGATCAAAGCCAAACACGTGTAAGTTCTATAGTATATTGTTTTATACTTTGTTTAAGTTCTCTACTTtgttttatattttaaatttacTTTAGtggttttaattttttaaatGCTTTATGGTAATTTTCAACTGAGATGTAAAAATTCAACACAACTTTTTTTTTGTGTGGCATGAATGATCAACATCTTTTGGGTATGCTTCTTTTCAGGAGCTGCTGATTATCCATGTTTTTTTGGAATCCTAAAACAGCTTGTTGGACCTTTAAGCACACAACTCTCAGATCGAAGGTCTACTATTGTGAAGCAGGTGCTCGGACATTTTTTTTGGTTCTAATATCTTCTGTTCTGTGGGGCCCATTTTAGGCAGTTGGTGCATATTCATTGCTGGAGTCCCCCTACCTTTTATTTCTTAAAGCAAAACTTCACTTTTATTTTCACAAAAGATGTTTAAATCCCACTTTGGCTAGGTAATCATGACTTGCACAATCCTCCACTGAGCAAGCTCTGTAGGCTGAGTTAGGCCTAGTTTGTTCAGTTACAAAATGGTATTAGAGCTACTCTAGAATTCAATCCTTGCCATCCCTATTCTTGTTAACAAATAATAATTGAAATTAAACACATGCGAAATAGGCTTGTACCTTATGCCAGCTTCAAGCCCCCCAAGTTCTATTGCATGAAATGGAGGAGGGCTTAAGAGATTTATGTGACACAAAGGAACCGCTCAAGCTGAAGAGAAAATTTTATTGGATTGCGGAAAAACCTGCGATTTTTTATGAGATAGAATGTTGGGTGGTTAATAATCAACATGTGAATAAAGTGTAGTAGAGATGAATATGTTGCGTTGGATGTGTGGTAAGGCTTGATaggataaaataaaaaatgacaaTATTAGAGAGTGTAGGGGTAGCACCTATAGTAGAAAAGGCGCTGAAAAGTAGACGTAGGTGGTTTGGGCTTGTAGAGAGATGACCCGAAGATTCTGTGGTAAGGAGAGTGATCAAATGAAGAGGGTCAACGATTTGGATAGAAGCATGAGAAGTTGATCCATGAAGCAGACCTCACTTAGTGGGATAAAGCTTGGTTGTCGTTGTTATATGGGGAAATCTTCATGACTTAGTTATGTCAGAAAAACAAGTTTGATTTTTATTGAAGTTGGGTGGGAGGCTTATATTATACGGCCTTCACAGGGAGAAATATCATTTGAGCATCATTAACAGCAACATAACATAGCTCATGATAGACGGATTTTAAATTTATGAATAGCTACCGTATGAGGTATATGTAAAATATTTTCAGTGCAGCCAGACCTGAGAGAACGTTGAACCTCTCAGCTAGAGCCTGAGAAAACAAATTACTTTTAGCATATCTTGAAAAAGGTTCTGCCAAAGTATTAGTTTCAATTTCTTTATTTTTACTCGGTTGTTTGAACGAGTTTTAGTTTAGCTTAGATTGGCATATTAATTTGGATGAAAAGTGTTATTTGAATAATCAATCTCCAAATATCATTGCTGTCCATGAATGTTTTCTGTTTGGTATTCCCTTTGTTCTAGGCATGCCATCTATTATGCTTTTTATCGAAAGACCTATTGGGTGACTTTGAAGCATGTGCTGAAACTTTCATACCAGTAAGTTCAACCTTTTTTTATCTATGTATTAAATGTATTGAATGTTTTGTAATATTAGTTAATGCATGATCTGATAATCAGGTCCTTTTGAAGCTGGTTGTGATTACTGTGCTTGTAATTGCAGAGTCTGCAGATAACTGCATAAAGACGGTAGTGAAATATGCTTATTGATTTTCTATGTTGTTTTATAATGTTGCAACATTGTTTTTTCACCTTTGTTCTCTATTTCCAGATGCTACGCAACTGCAAAGTTGCTCGTGTGCTTCCTCGGATTGTTGATTGTGCTAAAAATGATCGTAGTGCAATACTTCGTGCAAGGTATGAATTATTTAACCTTGGGGATAGATACCTGAAAGTTGTGGCTTTAACTAATATCATTTGTATTGTAGGTGTTGTGATTATGCTCTTTTGATACTAGAACATTGGCCTGATGCACCAGAAATACAGCGATCAGCAGATTTATACGAGGATATGATAAGGTGTTGTGTTTCAGACGCAATGAGCGAGGTAGCTTATATAGGTGTAGGCTATTTGATGTTTGATACATATAGATTGTGCTTCATTGTCATATTTCAACGCTGACAAACTATTCATTGCTCTATTCTTTTTCCATTACACAATATGGATGCATTGAAGCTGAAGTTGTAGGAAACGAAAGTGACTCCTTGTATAATGCCATGACATGCAGCATTTATGCTGAAATTGTTAGAATCTAAGTTATTTATTGGTTCACTATGTCTTATTGTGCGTGCGTGCATGGTAAGGAATAATTAAAATTCTGAAACTCAGCATGAGAAAACTCATAGAATTGAATCTTATATTTTGATTAGCTGTCTTTCAAATGGTTACAAAAAGTTTGTTCTGTTTTACTACCTCCTTTGCAAATTGAATGACTAAAGATCAATTGACCAACATTTCAGTAAGAAACAGTATCCAAGAGGGAGTTGTGTTGTGAAAAATTCACCACTCCTTTGCCATCACATTCCTATGGACTGTTTCTTTTCATCATTGATTGGAAGGGGTTGACATAATTTTTATGTTTCATCAAGAGGGAGTTGTATTTTGTGAAAATCCCACCACTCCTCCTCTGCCATCATATTTTTATGTTTCATTTTGGACTCAGGATCTGTAACATAAATCATCTAACTTGATCACATCTattaattcatcatttcatatGCAAATTCTATTATGTATCTTTGAAGAAAGGGGTGTAAATGATGTAATTTTTTATTACTCTGTTTCAGTGTGTAATGTTCTCGGTAATGTAAGGTGTTCTAAAAGTTCTTTTGCATTATGCAGTTTGTTTTATATTTTAATACGCGATTTTTCATCTATAAAAAGTTTTATTGGTTTAAAATATGATTGTCAGCAAATTAGCTGGGATGTTGACATGGCATTTTTCATGCTGGACCATATTGTCAGTGACAAGGAATGTGTGCATGAAAATGATCATAATGTGAAACTTTATAGGTGCGGTCGACTGCAAGGATGTGCTACAGAATGTTCGCAAAAACTTGGCCCGAGCGTTCCCGTCGCCTATTTTCATCCTTTGACCCTTCTATTCAAAGGGTATATGTTTATTTGAAGTTGTTGTTCTTCTTCTTTTATTTTGTCGCTTAAGTCATCTTTTGAAGTGAAATACGAATTGCAGTTGGTAAATGAAGAGGATGGAGGCAAACATAGGCGACATGCGTCACCTTCCATTCGTGATAGAAGTGCACCAATGCCATCAACTAATCAAGCATCAAATCCCACTAATTTAACTGGTTATGGAACTTCAGCTATTGTTGCTATGGACAGAAGTTCTAGTTTATCATCAGGGACTTCTATCTCCTCTGGTGTTCTTCTTTCACAAGCTAAGTCACTTGGTAAAGGTACAGAACGTAGTTTAGAAAGTGTACTACATGCAAGCAAACAGAAGGTCACTGCTATTGAAAGCATGCTTAGAGGTTTGGATTTGTCAAATAAGCATAATTCATCTGCTCTGCGATCTTCAAGTTTGGATCTAGGTACCAAATAAGTTAACCTGTTAGATATTTTATTTCTACCTCACTATTAATGCTTGTTGAAATTCAATGGTTGATGATGTTAGCGTTACTGTTTTAAGACTTTTTGTGAGCGGCTAAATTTATCTCTTATTTCCCCTAGTGCAGGAGTTGACCCGCCCTCATCTCGTGATCCTCCATTCCCTGCTTCTGTTTCAGCCTCTAATCATCCACCCATCCTTTCAACAACCGAATCATCTGGTTTGGGTGTCAATAGAGCTAGTAGCCGGAACAGTGGTATGGGTTTGTCTAATATAATCACCCAAATTCAAGCTTCCAAAGATTCTGACAAGTTTTCATACTATAGCAATAACGGTATTGAGCCTTCATCCGAATTTTCATCATACACAAATAAAAGAGCTACTGAAAAATTACAAGGAAGAAGTTCTGTTGATGAAAACAGTTATATGAGGGAGACTAGGCGATATACAAGCCCCAATGTGGATAGGCAGTATGTGGATACCCTCTATAGAGATGGAAACTTTAGGGATTCACAGAATAGTCATGTGCCTAATTTTCAGAGGCCTCTATTGAGAAAGAACGTAACTGCACGTGTGCCAGCTGGCAGGAGAAGGAGTCTTGATGATAGTCAATTATCTATTGGAGAGATGTCAAATTATGCAGATGGACCAGCATCTCTTCATGAAGCTCTGAGTGAAGGACTTAGTTCAGGTTCTGACTGGTCTGCCAGGATTTCTGCCTTTAATTACCTTCACTTGTTATTGGAGCATGGTCAAAAAGGAGTTCAAGAAGTAGTTCAGAATTTTGAGAAAGTAATGAAGTTGTTTTTTCAGCACTTGGATGACCCCCATCATAAAGTTGCACAGGCGGCTCTCTCCACACTTGCAGATATTATTCGTACATGCCGAAAGCCGTTTGAGAGTTACATGGAACGGATGTTACCCCATGTGTTTTCTCGTTTAATTGACCCCAAAGAGCTTGTTAGGCAAGCATGCTCTACGACTTTGGAGGCTGTTGGTAAAACATACAGTATAGATTCTCTCTTGCCTGCATTGCTACGATCTCTTGATGAACAAAGGTCCCCAAAAGCTAAATTGGCTGTTATTGAGTTTGCAATCAATTCCTTTAACAAGCATACAATGAACCCAGAAGGTGCTGCTAATATCGGCATCCTAAAATTATGGCTTGCCAAGTTAGCCCCATTAGTTCACGATAAAAATACAAAGCTTAAAGAAGCAGCCATTACATGCATTATATCAATATACTCTCACTTTGATTCATCTGCAGTTTTGAATTTTATTCTTAGTTTGTCAGTTGATGAACAAAATTCTTTGAGACGAGCCCTTAAACAGCGCACCCCTCGCATTGAGGTAGACTTAATGACCTATCTGCAGAACAAGAAAGAGCGGCGTACTAAATCTTCCTATGATCCATCTGATGTTGTAGGAACATCCTCTGAAGAGGGATATGCTGGTTTGTCTAGGAAAGCTCATTATATGGGGAGGTATTCTGGTGGTTCTCTAGATAGTGACGGTGGCAGGAAATGGAGTTCCCAAGATTCAAACTTGATTATAGCCAGTCATGGACAACCAGCTTCTGATGAAACAGAGGAACATTTGTATCAGAATCTTCAGACTGATTGTGATAATGGTATTGTTGGTTCAAAAACCAAAGATCTTGCTTACACAGTCAATTCAATGGATCAAAGCTTTGGCTTTCAAACTGACCAATTTGGATATGTGGATAGTAGCATTAATTTTGAAGGCATATCATCTGATATGGATGTTAATGGTCTGATGTCATTAGAACATTTAAATATTTCCGAATTGAACCATAATCATCACTCAGCTGAAGATGTGAAGGGCAACTGCATGACAAACATAGGACTCAGCATTCCTCAGATTCTTCATATGGTGTGTTATACAACTACTAGAGCATGAAATAGTTCTTTAATATGTTATTTTTGGAATAACAAATATTCCTTTACGTCTATATGCTTATAAACAGTCATTCTTTAAGTTTATTTTAATAGTTATGCTCTTGATTTTCCCACGACTAAGGGTATAACATTTGTTTGCGTAGATATGCAGTGGGGGTGATGGAAGCACTATTTCAAGTAAGCGGACTGCACTTCTACAGTTAGTTGAAGCTTCTGCAGAAAATGATCATTCTCTTTGGATCCAGGCATGTTGAATTTGATGTGTGCCTCTCTCCTTATTGTCCCGCAAGTGCCATTCTTATTGTCATACTGGTGTTTTTGATTTGATAGTTATTCATATTAAAATTATGTAATGGTATTTATCTTTAGTTTTCAGTCACCTCCAAAAACAGATTTCTATTTGCATGTAACCGTTGGTTTTTCTGATTTTTATATTTCTGAGTTGTGTGATCAACAAATAGAGAAGTTTTGCATACATTGTGTTAAACAAAAATTGACCAATATATTTGGATTTCTCTTCTTGGTTTGATGATTGTTTCATGGTGTAATTGCAGTACTTCAATCAGATTTTGACTGTTGTGCTTGAGGTGCTGGATGATTCAGATTCTTCAATCAGAGAGCTTGCTCTTTCATTGATAGTTGAAATGCTTAAAAACCAGGTTCTTACTCCTCTTGTGCCATTTTTTTCTTCAGTTTTTCCTCTTGCTCATTTCTGTACTTGCAATTGTACATATTTTTCCCTTTGTGGGCAGATTGTGCTATGCTAAAAGATTGTTTTAtctttgtgtttgttgtttcCAGAAAGATGCCATGGAAAATTCAGTTGAGATTGTAA is a window of Lathyrus oleraceus cultivar Zhongwan6 chromosome 6, CAAS_Psat_ZW6_1.0, whole genome shotgun sequence DNA encoding:
- the LOC127098333 gene encoding CLIP-associated protein isoform X1; its protein translation is MEEALELARAKDGKERMAGVERLHQVLEASRKSLSSTEVSSLVDCCLDLLKDSSFRVSQGALQALASAAVLSGDHFKLHLDTLVPAIVDRLGDAKQPVRDAARRLLLTLMEVSSPTIIVERAGSFAWTCKNWRVREEFARTLTSAIGLFSSTELPLQRAILPPTLQLLSDPNPVVREAAILCIEEMFAQAGSQFRDELQRHDLPSSLVKYINARLEGVQPKVQSSNGISSGYNIPGEINPSSLNPKKSSPKAKSSSKGTSLFGGEGDVSEKAIEPIKVYSEKEFIREIEKISSTLVPEKDWSVRIAALQRIERLVLGGAADYPCFFGILKQLVGPLSTQLSDRRSTIVKQACHLLCFLSKDLLGDFEACAETFIPVLLKLVVITVLVIAESADNCIKTMLRNCKVARVLPRIVDCAKNDRSAILRARCCDYALLILEHWPDAPEIQRSADLYEDMIRCCVSDAMSEVRSTARMCYRMFAKTWPERSRRLFSSFDPSIQRLVNEEDGGKHRRHASPSIRDRSAPMPSTNQASNPTNLTGYGTSAIVAMDRSSSLSSGTSISSGVLLSQAKSLGKGTERSLESVLHASKQKVTAIESMLRGLDLSNKHNSSALRSSSLDLGVDPPSSRDPPFPASVSASNHPPILSTTESSGLGVNRASSRNSGMGLSNIITQIQASKDSDKFSYYSNNGIEPSSEFSSYTNKRATEKLQGRSSVDENSYMRETRRYTSPNVDRQYVDTLYRDGNFRDSQNSHVPNFQRPLLRKNVTARVPAGRRRSLDDSQLSIGEMSNYADGPASLHEALSEGLSSGSDWSARISAFNYLHLLLEHGQKGVQEVVQNFEKVMKLFFQHLDDPHHKVAQAALSTLADIIRTCRKPFESYMERMLPHVFSRLIDPKELVRQACSTTLEAVGKTYSIDSLLPALLRSLDEQRSPKAKLAVIEFAINSFNKHTMNPEGAANIGILKLWLAKLAPLVHDKNTKLKEAAITCIISIYSHFDSSAVLNFILSLSVDEQNSLRRALKQRTPRIEVDLMTYLQNKKERRTKSSYDPSDVVGTSSEEGYAGLSRKAHYMGRYSGGSLDSDGGRKWSSQDSNLIIASHGQPASDETEEHLYQNLQTDCDNGIVGSKTKDLAYTVNSMDQSFGFQTDQFGYVDSSINFEGISSDMDVNGLMSLEHLNISELNHNHHSAEDVKGNCMTNIGLSIPQILHMICSGGDGSTISSKRTALLQLVEASAENDHSLWIQYFNQILTVVLEVLDDSDSSIRELALSLIVEMLKNQKDAMENSVEIVIEKLLNVTKDIVPKVSNEAEHCLTIVLSQNDPFRCLSVIIPLLVTDDEKTLVTCINCLTKIVGRLSQEELMAQLPSFLPALFEAFGNQSADIRKTVVFCLVDIYILLGKAFLPYLEGLNSTQLKLVTIYANRISHARTGKSIDAAND
- the LOC127098333 gene encoding CLIP-associated protein isoform X2, whose protein sequence is MEEALELARAKDGKERMAGVERLHQVLEASRKSLSSTEVSSLVDCCLDLLKDSSFRVSQGALQALASAAVLSGDHFKLHLDTLVPAIVDRLGDAKQPVRDAARRLLLTLMEVSSPTIIVERAGSFAWTCKNWRVREEFARTLTSAIGLFSSTELPLQRAILPPTLQLLSDPNPVVREAAILCIEEMFAQAGSQFRDELQRHDLPSSLVKYINARLEGVQPKVQSSNGISSGYNIPGEINPSSLNPKKSSPKAKSSSKGTSLFGGEGDVSEKAIEPIKVYSEKEFIREIEKISSTLVPEKDWSVRIAALQRIERLVLGGAADYPCFFGILKQLVGPLSTQLSDRRSTIVKQACHLLCFLSKDLLGDFEACAETFIPVLLKLVVITVLVIAESADNCIKTMLRNCKVARVLPRIVDCAKNDRSAILRARCCDYALLILEHWPDAPEIQRSADLYEDMIRCCVSDAMSEVRSTARMCYRMFAKTWPERSRRLFSSFDPSIQRLVNEEDGGKHRRHASPSIRDRSAPMPSTNQASNPTNLTGYGTSAIVAMDRSSSLSSGTSISSGVLLSQAKSLGKGTERSLESVLHASKQKVTAIESMLRGLDLSNKHNSSALRSSSLDLGVDPPSSRDPPFPASVSASNHPPILSTTESSGLGVNRASSRNSGMGLSNIITQIQASKDSDKFSYYSNNGIEPSSEFSSYTNKRATEKLQGRSSVDENSYMRETRRYTSPNVDRQYVDTLYRDGNFRDSQNSHVPNFQRPLLRKNVTARVPAGRRRSLDDSQLSIGEMSNYADGPASLHEALSEGLSSGSDWSARISAFNYLHLLLEHGQKGVQEVVQNFEKVMKLFFQHLDDPHHKVAQAALSTLADIIRTCRKPFESYMERMLPHVFSRLIDPKELVRQACSTTLEAVGKTYSIDSLLPALLRSLDEQRSPKAKLAVIEFAINSFNKHTMNPEGAANIGILKLWLAKLAPLVHDKNTKLKEAAITCIISIYSHFDSSAVLNFILSLSVDEQNSLRRALKQRTPRIEVDLMTYLQNKKERRTKSSYDPSDVVGTSSEEGYAGLSRKAHYMGRYSGGSLDSDGGRKWSSQDSNLIIASHGQPASDETEEHLYQNLQTDCDNGIVGSKTKDLAYTVNSMDQSFGFQTDQFGYVDSSINFEGISSDMDVNGLMSLEHLNISELNHNHHSAEDVKGNCMTNIGLSIPQILHMICSGGDGSTISSKRTALLQLVEASAENDHSLWIQAC